A part of Synergistota bacterium genomic DNA contains:
- a CDS encoding thiazole synthase gives MNDPLIIRGIEFKSRLWVGTGKYKSFEETARAIEASGTDVVTVAVRRVNIIDRSKENLLDYIDPKKYKILPNT, from the coding sequence ATGAATGATCCGTTAATAATAAGAGGAATTGAGTTTAAATCAAGGTTATGGGTAGGCACAGGTAAGTATAAAAGTTTTGAAGAAACTGCCCGTGCAATAGAAGCTTCTGGCACAGATGTGGTTACAGTTGCTGTAAGAAGAGTAAATATTATAGATCGTTCCAAGGAAAATCTTCTTGACTATATTGATCCTAAGAAATACAAAATTTTACCAAATACTG